One window of Pelobates fuscus isolate aPelFus1 chromosome 9, aPelFus1.pri, whole genome shotgun sequence genomic DNA carries:
- the LOC134572690 gene encoding uncharacterized protein LOC134572690: MGVSKGLGPLGVYANTEEGVSFQTDNEMYWSSYCNGMTNRLQAREEKDATSKFLVFLLQNGKIVLQDFREMYISWTVYDGITYLEMGKSFPDELCEFEVFHDGEKVMFKASNGKFVCRTFHNHETILEVSRTKVVDCCRFRAGMGDLYKPCFDITAVEWDDISNLAFRPCVIKAEKFLNRTNEDQEHEFMLTWETKTSETTQWARTWGLNSMASTKFPLMAFEATITYNGSFQKTAITHRLINESRNVKVSVPPRHKVYAQLMVSKMENVSVPFKVHVRKIKVDGDVLNLVEDGVWKGLVYSDITVATTKQPLSFFDCLFT; this comes from the exons atg GGAGTCTCAAAAGGCCTCGGTCCTCTTGGTGTCTATGCGAACACGGAAGAAGGGGTGTCATTTCAGACAGATAACGAGATGTACTGGAGTTCCTACTGTAATGGAATGACCAACCGGCTACAGGCCCGAGAGGAGAAAGATGCCACCAGCAAGTTTCTTGTCTTCTTGCTCCAAAATGGGAAGATAGTTTTACAGGATTTCCGGGAAATGTACATAAGCTGGACTGTGTATGATGGAATCACTTATTTAGAGATGGGAAAGTCCTTTCCAGATGAACTTTGTGAGTTTGAGGTTTTTCATGATGGTGAGAAGGTGATGTTTAAGGCCTCAAATGGAAAGTTTGTTTGCCGGACTTTCCATAACCATGAAACTATTCTTGAAGTGAGCCGAACAAAGGTGGTGGACTGCTGCCGATTTCGTGCAGGGATGGGGGATCTGTACAAACCTTGTTTTGACATAACCGCTGTGGAGTGGGACGATATTTCAAATCTGGCCTTCCGGCCTTGTGTCATAAAAGCTGAGAAATTCCTCAACCGAACAAATGAAGATCAAGAACATGAGTTTATGTTGACCTGGGAGACCAAGACTTCAGAAACTACGCAATGGGCCAGAACGTGGGGTTTGAATTCCATGGCTTCAACCAAATTCCCTCTTATGGCGTTTGAAGCCACGATCACTTACAATGGGAGTTTTCAGAAGACAGCCATTACCCACAGGTTGATAAATGAGAGTCGAAACGTCAAAGTTTCAGTCCCACCACGCCATAAAGTCTATGCGCAGCTCATGGTCtctaaaatggaaaatgtgtccgTACCTTTTAAAGTCCACGTCCGAAAAATAAAAGTGGACGGAGATGTTCTAAACCTGGTGGAAGATGGCGTGTGGAAAGGGCTTGTATATTCTGATATTACTGTGGCAACAACGAAGCAGCCTTTAAGTTTTTTTGACTGTCTGTTTACGTGA
- the LOC134573732 gene encoding olfactory receptor 5V1-like, whose translation MENRSSVSVFLVVGLSDNLEPQLLLFLLFLSIYLITVVGNIVILTLISFDQRLHTPMYFFLANLSIIDIIFSSVTVPKLLFILVTAHKSISFSGCLTQLSFFQFLMVVECYLLAVMAYDRYVAICYPLNYALIMSKAVRFGLVATCWISGILNSVVQAVSISTLDFCGPNMVDHFFCDVTPLFKLSCSDTRVGETLFMMVVIFAGMGPLIFILLTYIKIIFAITRISSSRGRIKTFSTCASHFTVVAFYYGSGIFSYIWPTTTYAMDKDVKLVAVLYTIMTPMLNPIIYSLRNREVKEVLKKVLGVKGIK comes from the coding sequence ATGGAGAACCGATCCTCAGTGTCTGTCTTCCTGGTGGTTGGTCTGTCTGATAATCTAGAACCCCAATTACTTCTTTTCTTGTTATTTCTGTCCATCTACCTCATCACGGTGGTCGGGAATATTGTCATTCTAACATTGATTTCCTTTGACCAGCGGCTGCACACCCCCATGTATTTCTTTTTAGCTAACCTTTCCATCATTGATATTATATTTTCCTCCGTAACCGTCCCCAAGCTTCTGTTCATCCTGGTCACTGCCCACAAGTCCATCTCCTTCTCTGGATGTCTAACCCAGCTCTCGTTCTTCCAATTTCTCATGGTTGTAGAGTGCTACCTTCTTGCAGTTATGGCATATGACCGATATGTGGCTATTTGTTACCCTCTCAATTATGCCCTCATCATGAGCAAAGCTGTCAGATTTGGGCTGGTGGCCACTTGCTGGATTTCTGGGATTCTTAACTCTGTGGTTCAAGCAGTTTCCATTTCTACCCTTGACTTCTGTGGCCCCAACATGGTTGATCATTTTTTCTGTGATGTTACCCCCTTATTTAAGCTGTCTTGTTCTGATACAAGAGTGGGTGAGACTTTGTTTATGATGGTGGTGATCTTTGCTGGAATGGGGCCACTTATTTTTATTCTTCTTACATACATTAAGATTATTTTTGCAATTACAAGGATTAGCTCCAGCCGAGGAAGAATTAAAACCTTCTCAACCTGTGCATCTCATTTCACGGTGGTGGCTTTCTATTATGGAAGTGGGATTTTCAGTTATATTTGGCCAACAACCACCTACGCCATGGACAAAGATGTCAAACTGGTGGCTGTGCTCTACACAATCATGACTCCCATGTTAAACCCCATCATTTACAGTCTGAGAAACAGAGAGGTCAAAGAAGTCCTGAAGAAAGTTCTAGGAGTAAAGGGAATAAAATAA